A part of Gracilimonas sediminicola genomic DNA contains:
- a CDS encoding Na(+)/H(+) antiporter subunit D, whose translation MMLELLSVPAVILILGAFVLPLIPERFRSIAFITFPLVALVMVWTMPEGNLLQVPFASYELDLLAVDGLSRIFGIIFALITVIGGVYAFHIKDLGQQSSALAYAGGALGVTFAGDFFTLFIFWEIMAAASSYLIWARETKESAKAGMRYLLVHIFGGGLLFTGILLHLSSGGSLYIESIEPAYTAANIFMLLGVALNTAVPPLHAWLADAYPKATITGAVFMCALTTKSAVYVMIRLFPGWEILIWVGVIMAIYGTIYALLANDIREILAYSIISQIGYMVTAIGIGTELALNGATAHAFNHIIYKSLLFMAAGAVIHATGTSKLSEMGGFAKKMPLIVGLYMIGALSISGMPFLNGFVSKTMISGALGDAHLEWPILLLLIATIGTFLHTGLKLPYFTWFAEKKTDFEVSSIPTNMKVAMGLGALFCILFGVAPQLLYSQLPYPTDFQPFSIYNFVEMTQILVLAFVGFWFLKNHLNISSTISLDTDWFYRRPAGVVRTVFVEFPNNLFGLAETFSLQIADRLSGLSENPIKVLLPSFVFSGREIKSDGFTASMSAALAFILFGFIVAALFVLL comes from the coding sequence ATGATGCTTGAGCTTCTTTCTGTACCTGCTGTGATACTTATTTTAGGAGCTTTTGTGCTTCCACTGATACCGGAGCGTTTCCGAAGTATAGCCTTTATCACTTTCCCATTGGTTGCACTCGTAATGGTCTGGACCATGCCGGAAGGGAATCTTCTTCAAGTGCCTTTTGCAAGTTATGAATTAGATCTTTTAGCCGTTGACGGCCTGAGCCGAATATTCGGAATTATCTTTGCATTAATAACTGTAATCGGTGGAGTATATGCGTTCCACATTAAAGATCTTGGACAACAGAGTTCAGCCCTTGCCTATGCCGGGGGTGCTTTAGGGGTTACTTTTGCCGGAGATTTCTTCACTCTTTTTATTTTTTGGGAAATCATGGCCGCGGCTTCCTCTTACCTGATTTGGGCCAGAGAAACCAAAGAATCTGCCAAAGCAGGAATGCGCTACCTGTTGGTTCACATTTTTGGCGGGGGACTATTATTCACCGGAATTTTATTGCACCTGAGCAGCGGTGGCTCTTTATACATAGAAAGTATTGAACCTGCTTACACTGCAGCAAACATTTTTATGTTACTGGGTGTGGCTTTGAACACAGCCGTTCCCCCACTTCATGCATGGCTTGCAGATGCATATCCCAAAGCGACTATAACCGGTGCAGTATTTATGTGTGCACTTACCACCAAGTCTGCCGTTTACGTTATGATCCGCCTTTTTCCCGGCTGGGAGATCCTGATCTGGGTTGGTGTGATTATGGCCATCTATGGTACTATTTATGCCCTACTCGCTAATGATATCCGCGAGATTCTGGCCTACAGTATTATAAGTCAGATAGGGTATATGGTAACGGCAATAGGGATTGGAACAGAATTGGCGCTGAATGGAGCAACGGCTCACGCCTTCAATCACATCATTTATAAGTCTCTGCTTTTCATGGCGGCCGGAGCTGTTATTCATGCTACCGGAACCAGTAAGCTGAGCGAAATGGGTGGATTTGCCAAAAAAATGCCATTGATCGTTGGGCTTTATATGATTGGAGCGCTATCTATTTCAGGGATGCCCTTCCTGAACGGTTTTGTAAGTAAAACCATGATCTCAGGAGCACTTGGAGATGCACATTTAGAATGGCCTATTTTACTCTTACTTATAGCTACCATTGGAACCTTCCTTCATACCGGACTTAAACTTCCATACTTCACCTGGTTTGCTGAAAAGAAAACTGATTTTGAAGTTTCATCCATCCCAACCAATATGAAAGTAGCTATGGGACTGGGCGCTTTATTTTGCATTCTGTTTGGCGTGGCTCCACAGCTACTATACAGCCAGCTTCCATATCCAACCGACTTCCAGCCATTTTCTATCTATAACTTTGTAGAGATGACACAAATACTTGTTTTAGCATTTGTTGGATTCTGGTTCCTGAAAAACCACCTCAATATATCTTCTACCATTTCACTCGATACCGATTGGTTTTATCGCCGACCTGCAGGTGTAGTTCGTACGGTCTTTGTTGAGTTTCCTAATAATCTTTTTGGCCTTGCTGAAACATTTTCCCTGCAAATTGCTGACAGGCTTTCAGGTCTTTCCGAAAACCCAATCAAGGTGCTGCTTCCCTCATTTGTCTTTAGTGGCAGAGAGATCAAATCAGACGGTTTTACTGCATCTATGAGTGCTGCTCTTGCTTTTATTTTGTTTGGATTTATTGTAGCTGCATTATTTGTATTACTTTGA
- the omp85 gene encoding Omp85 family outer membrane protein: protein MLFFVGLIPNSLLQAQAPSPSAQIAAQQDSIEFAFLPAIAYDSDLGVIAGGIASRYHYRGDMKPFYSFLNMYGLITTKGLISVFVEYDKPHIFGSDKRFYTETFVSRFTGNQYYGIGNYGKLPDALKDSSDYYFYNSFSLGFDIMLRKPWLQKASGKQLDVYGKAVFEYETPWGNDDAQLLVADQPKGINGSHISALGGGVVWEGRNNEFNPTTGTYARAGAEIGSKLIASSYNYLLLETDTRAYTSFTLLREITFANRLSFKHTSGTVPYWKMPALGGGDMMRGYPEYRFRDDNSVLLNSELRTWLFEIPSITSKFGVSLFTDIGRTFPNGESVDTIVNDLKYTYGFGITASFFTEDFILRTDVGFSEEEYGIYVTAGYLF from the coding sequence TTGCTTTTTTTTGTTGGTTTGATCCCAAACTCACTCCTTCAGGCTCAGGCTCCAAGTCCGTCTGCACAAATTGCCGCACAGCAAGATAGTATCGAGTTCGCCTTTTTGCCCGCCATCGCTTACGACAGTGACCTTGGGGTGATTGCCGGAGGAATAGCCAGCCGGTACCATTATCGCGGAGATATGAAGCCCTTCTATTCTTTTTTGAACATGTATGGCCTCATCACCACCAAAGGATTGATCTCGGTATTCGTGGAATACGACAAGCCCCACATCTTCGGCTCTGATAAACGGTTTTATACCGAGACTTTTGTATCGCGGTTTACCGGTAATCAGTATTACGGGATTGGGAATTATGGCAAACTACCTGATGCGTTAAAAGACAGTAGCGACTATTACTTCTATAACTCCTTCTCCCTCGGCTTTGATATCATGTTGCGGAAGCCATGGCTGCAAAAAGCGAGTGGCAAACAGCTGGATGTATATGGAAAAGCCGTATTTGAATATGAAACTCCGTGGGGTAATGATGATGCTCAGTTATTGGTCGCAGACCAACCCAAGGGCATCAACGGCTCCCATATTTCGGCGCTGGGCGGAGGTGTTGTCTGGGAAGGACGCAATAATGAATTCAACCCCACAACCGGAACCTATGCCCGCGCAGGAGCTGAGATTGGAAGTAAACTAATTGCCAGCTCCTACAATTACCTGCTGCTTGAAACGGACACCCGTGCTTACACTTCATTCACCCTTCTGCGTGAAATCACCTTTGCAAACCGGCTCTCATTTAAACACACCTCCGGAACGGTACCCTACTGGAAAATGCCGGCCTTGGGTGGCGGAGATATGATGCGTGGATATCCCGAGTACCGATTCCGGGATGACAACTCTGTCCTGCTGAATTCAGAATTAAGAACCTGGCTTTTTGAAATTCCGTCTATCACCTCGAAGTTCGGTGTATCCTTATTCACCGACATCGGCCGGACGTTCCCGAATGGCGAATCTGTTGATACCATCGTAAACGACCTAAAATATACATACGGTTTCGGTATTACTGCATCCTTCTTCACGGAAGACTTCATACTCAGAACAGATGTCGGATTCTCAGAAGAAGAGTATGGAATCTATGTCACCGCCGGATATTTATTCTGA
- the nuoK gene encoding NADH-quinone oxidoreductase subunit NuoK, with amino-acid sequence MVGIDWFLGLSAIMFTIGIIGVLVRRNAIVIFMCVELMLNAVNLSLVSFASHHGNIDGQVLVFFALAVAAAEAVVGLAIIIAIFRNNLTVDVGKINLLRW; translated from the coding sequence ATGGTTGGAATTGACTGGTTTTTAGGATTAAGTGCGATCATGTTCACCATTGGTATTATTGGTGTACTGGTTCGGCGTAATGCCATTGTAATTTTTATGTGTGTGGAACTGATGTTGAATGCCGTGAACTTATCGCTGGTTTCTTTTGCCAGCCACCATGGAAATATTGACGGTCAGGTGCTTGTATTTTTTGCCCTGGCTGTAGCAGCTGCTGAAGCTGTGGTAGGGTTAGCTATTATCATTGCCATTTTCCGGAATAACCTTACGGTGGATGTTGGCAAGATTAACTTACTGCGCTGGTAG
- a CDS encoding NADH-quinone oxidoreductase subunit J family protein — MIVYFFIMLAVLAIGSALAMVINKNVVNSALFLVLNMVSLAGIFLILNAQFLAVIQILVYAGAIMVLFLFVIMLLNVEDEEKLFDKFRVKYLLTFLLAMVVMGQIFYSLAGVTDMLPQISEQMATIGTVEAVGDVLYTDYLLPFELTAVLLTAAVVGALMIAQHKIKRTDEI; from the coding sequence ATGATCGTTTATTTTTTCATCATGTTAGCAGTCTTAGCCATTGGTTCTGCCCTGGCTATGGTCATCAACAAAAATGTCGTAAACAGTGCCTTGTTCCTTGTTTTGAACATGGTTTCACTGGCCGGAATCTTTCTGATACTGAATGCTCAGTTCCTGGCGGTTATTCAAATTCTGGTATATGCCGGAGCCATCATGGTATTGTTCCTGTTCGTAATCATGTTACTGAATGTGGAAGATGAAGAGAAGTTATTTGACAAATTCCGCGTGAAATATTTGCTGACGTTTTTATTAGCAATGGTAGTGATGGGGCAAATTTTTTACAGCCTTGCCGGAGTTACAGACATGCTCCCACAAATTTCCGAGCAGATGGCTACTATAGGAACGGTGGAAGCTGTTGGTGATGTGCTCTACACCGATTACCTGCTGCCATTCGAACTGACGGCCGTTTTACTTACCGCAGCCGTAGTTGGGGCATTGATGATTGCACAGCATAAAATTAAAAGAACAGACGAGATTTAA
- a CDS encoding undecaprenyl-diphosphate phosphatase: MDVLQSFLLGLIQGITEFLPISSSGHLVLGKYILGGDLEAGITYEVVVHFGSLCAILLYYRKLLGDLLMSGVGFLKAPTQKKEDPQVKLIGFILVSMIPAMVIGFTMKDYIEEIFMDPLLVSIMLMVTGLILFLTRFAGDTTKNINLPKSFIIGLAQAFAMIPGVSRAGSTISVSLYLGVKREEAANFSFLMVIPVIAGAMLLQFKEMMEVGVSDAQMISLVVGFLTSFISGYFALKYLIMILKKKGFHYFSYYCWLVGGAGLIYFII, from the coding sequence ATGGACGTTTTACAATCTTTTTTATTAGGACTCATCCAGGGAATCACAGAATTTCTTCCTATCAGCAGCTCGGGGCATCTAGTATTAGGTAAATACATTTTGGGCGGTGACCTTGAAGCCGGCATTACCTACGAGGTCGTAGTTCACTTTGGGAGCTTGTGCGCCATTCTGCTCTACTACCGGAAACTATTGGGAGATTTACTGATGTCGGGAGTAGGATTTCTGAAAGCACCGACTCAGAAGAAGGAAGATCCTCAGGTAAAACTGATCGGTTTCATTTTGGTGAGTATGATTCCTGCCATGGTAATTGGATTCACTATGAAAGATTATATCGAAGAAATATTTATGGATCCCTTGCTGGTTTCAATCATGTTAATGGTAACCGGCTTGATTTTGTTTCTAACCCGATTTGCCGGAGACACTACGAAAAACATTAATCTTCCCAAAAGCTTTATAATTGGATTGGCACAGGCCTTTGCCATGATTCCCGGTGTGAGCAGAGCCGGCTCAACCATTTCAGTCTCTTTGTATTTAGGAGTGAAGAGGGAAGAAGCCGCCAACTTTTCATTCCTGATGGTGATTCCGGTAATAGCCGGAGCCATGCTGCTTCAGTTCAAGGAGATGATGGAAGTAGGTGTGAGTGACGCCCAAATGATAAGCCTGGTGGTTGGATTCCTGACCTCATTTATTTCCGGGTATTTTGCATTGAAGTACCTGATCATGATACTCAAGAAAAAAGGATTTCATTATTTTTCATATTACTGCTGGTTGGTAGGCGGTGCCGGACTCATCTACTTCATTATCTGA
- a CDS encoding AAA family ATPase — protein sequence MSEYAIDMEALGEKIEKNSAFIEDIRKELDKVIIGQRYMIDRLLVGLLTNGHVLLEGVPGLAKTLTVSSLATVLDTAFQRIQFTPDLLPADLIGTLIYNQKEAEFLVKKGPIFANIILADEINRSPAKVQSALLEAMQEKQVTIGENTFKLDEPFLVLATQNPVEQEGTYPLPEAQVDRFMLKLKIDYPTEKEEMLIMRQQAKTGKKEELNKVVSPAKILEARATINEIYMDEKVEQYIVDLVFATRKPKNYNLDDLEDLISFGASPRATINLNLASRAQAFMEHRAYVTPEDVRTIAMDVLRHRIIPTFEAEAEDITPEDIVTKIMNNVQVP from the coding sequence ATGAGCGAATACGCAATTGACATGGAAGCGCTGGGCGAGAAAATCGAAAAGAACAGCGCCTTTATTGAAGACATTCGAAAAGAGTTAGACAAAGTTATTATCGGGCAGCGGTATATGATTGACCGGTTGTTGGTGGGGTTATTGACCAACGGACACGTACTGCTTGAAGGAGTTCCCGGCCTGGCCAAGACCCTGACGGTCTCCAGCCTGGCTACGGTTTTGGATACCGCTTTCCAGCGCATTCAGTTTACGCCCGACCTTCTCCCTGCCGACCTGATCGGTACGCTCATTTACAATCAAAAAGAAGCGGAGTTCCTGGTTAAAAAAGGCCCGATTTTCGCGAACATCATTCTGGCGGATGAGATTAACCGTTCTCCGGCTAAAGTACAAAGTGCACTCCTCGAAGCCATGCAGGAAAAGCAGGTTACCATTGGTGAGAATACTTTTAAGCTGGATGAACCTTTCCTGGTACTGGCTACTCAAAACCCTGTGGAACAGGAAGGAACGTATCCGCTGCCGGAAGCACAGGTCGACCGTTTTATGCTGAAGCTGAAAATTGACTACCCGACCGAAAAAGAGGAAATGTTGATTATGCGTCAGCAGGCCAAAACCGGCAAAAAGGAAGAACTAAATAAAGTGGTGAGTCCTGCCAAAATCTTAGAGGCTCGTGCTACCATCAACGAAATTTATATGGATGAGAAGGTGGAACAATATATCGTTGACCTGGTTTTTGCCACCCGTAAACCAAAAAACTACAACCTGGATGATCTTGAGGATTTAATAAGCTTTGGAGCCTCTCCGCGAGCCACTATCAACCTGAACCTTGCCTCCCGGGCGCAAGCTTTTATGGAGCACCGTGCGTACGTTACACCGGAAGATGTGCGGACTATAGCGATGGATGTATTAAGGCACCGCATTATCCCTACTTTTGAAGCGGAAGCCGAGGACATCACTCCGGAAGATATTGTGACGAAGATCATGAACAACGTTCAGGTTCCGTAG
- the rpsA gene encoding 30S ribosomal protein S1 produces MTDEVKQEQAEQETAENTAEETAVAEAEEQVQEETTAEEQAAEERKETMTHVYSGDVEGEVYNLEDLQRPSDEYSDDEYNEMVDMYEDTLNEIEEKEIVHGRVVSVDEKYVVVDIGFKSEGIIQVNEFSNEALEAMEPGDEVEVFLDRVEDKEGQLILSRRKADILKAWEKIEASHDDGDIIEGYIKRRIKGGMVVDVLGIDAFLPGSQIDVRPVRDFDAYVGKTMEFQVVKLNMAAENVVVSHRALIESDLEEQREEILETIEAGQVLEGAVKNITDFGVFIDLGGVDGLLHITDLSWGRVDDPHEIVQLDQRMNVAVIDFDEKSKRVSLGLKQLQPHPWDAINEKFPEGNKVQGRVVSIADYGAFIELEKGVEGLIHISEMSWTQHIKHPSQLVEKDDIVECIVLNINEEEKKISLGVKQLEDDPWADILDRFPVGSKHTGVVRNLTNFGVFVELEPGIDGLIHVSDLSWTEKVDHPNEVVDKDQEIEVVILGVDFDNRRITLGHKQVEDNPWKQYAEEYAPGNTVEGEVVKTTDKGVFVKLPLGAEAFLSYAKSTEAEYKEGDKVEDAFVLNFDEGNKNIELSQLDSDKNKAKKAKKKVESANTETGAPTLGEMSGLAALKKDMEEKEKAEAQKKADAAKAKKKEAEDEAKAEETEDESSDEEE; encoded by the coding sequence ATGACTGACGAAGTAAAACAAGAACAAGCAGAACAAGAAACAGCTGAAAACACGGCTGAGGAAACAGCAGTAGCTGAAGCGGAAGAGCAAGTACAAGAAGAAACTACAGCCGAAGAGCAAGCCGCTGAAGAGAGAAAAGAAACAATGACTCATGTGTACTCCGGAGACGTGGAAGGAGAGGTGTACAATCTTGAAGACCTCCAGCGTCCATCCGATGAATACTCCGATGATGAGTACAATGAGATGGTGGATATGTATGAAGACACCCTCAATGAAATTGAAGAAAAAGAAATTGTACACGGCCGTGTTGTCTCAGTAGATGAGAAGTACGTTGTTGTAGATATCGGTTTCAAGTCTGAAGGTATCATCCAGGTAAATGAGTTTTCTAACGAAGCTCTGGAAGCAATGGAGCCCGGCGATGAAGTAGAAGTATTCCTTGATCGCGTTGAGGACAAAGAAGGACAGTTAATTCTATCCCGCCGTAAAGCAGATATCCTGAAAGCATGGGAGAAAATTGAAGCTTCTCATGACGATGGTGATATTATTGAAGGATATATCAAGCGACGCATTAAAGGTGGTATGGTTGTAGATGTATTAGGCATCGACGCATTCCTGCCCGGTTCTCAAATCGACGTACGACCTGTACGTGACTTCGACGCCTATGTAGGCAAAACCATGGAGTTCCAGGTTGTTAAGCTGAATATGGCTGCTGAAAACGTGGTTGTATCTCACCGTGCTCTTATTGAGTCTGATCTTGAAGAGCAGCGTGAAGAAATTCTCGAAACCATCGAAGCCGGTCAGGTTCTCGAAGGTGCTGTTAAAAACATTACTGACTTCGGTGTATTCATCGACCTTGGTGGTGTTGACGGACTGCTTCACATTACGGACCTCTCTTGGGGACGTGTTGACGATCCGCACGAGATTGTACAGCTCGACCAGCGCATGAACGTTGCTGTTATCGACTTTGACGAGAAAAGTAAACGAGTATCTCTGGGTCTGAAGCAACTTCAGCCACACCCATGGGACGCTATCAACGAGAAGTTCCCTGAAGGAAATAAAGTACAGGGTCGCGTTGTTTCTATCGCTGATTACGGTGCATTTATTGAGCTCGAGAAAGGTGTTGAAGGTCTGATCCACATTTCTGAAATGTCGTGGACACAGCACATCAAGCATCCGTCTCAGTTAGTTGAGAAAGATGACATCGTAGAATGTATTGTTCTGAACATCAACGAAGAAGAGAAGAAAATTTCTCTTGGTGTTAAGCAGCTTGAAGATGATCCATGGGCAGACATCCTCGATCGTTTCCCTGTTGGATCCAAGCACACCGGCGTTGTTCGCAACCTTACCAACTTTGGAGTATTCGTTGAGCTCGAGCCCGGTATTGACGGCTTGATTCACGTTTCTGACCTGAGCTGGACTGAGAAAGTTGACCATCCAAATGAAGTGGTTGACAAAGATCAGGAAATCGAGGTTGTAATTCTTGGTGTTGACTTCGACAACCGTCGAATCACCCTTGGCCACAAGCAAGTGGAAGACAACCCATGGAAACAATATGCAGAAGAGTACGCACCGGGTAACACCGTTGAAGGTGAAGTTGTTAAAACTACCGACAAAGGCGTATTCGTGAAACTTCCATTAGGTGCTGAAGCATTCTTAAGCTATGCCAAATCAACCGAAGCCGAATACAAAGAAGGCGACAAAGTTGAAGATGCATTTGTTCTGAACTTCGATGAAGGAAACAAAAACATCGAATTGAGTCAGCTTGATTCTGACAAGAACAAAGCCAAGAAAGCCAAGAAAAAAGTTGAAAGTGCTAACACAGAAACCGGTGCTCCAACACTCGGTGAAATGTCAGGCCTAGCAGCTTTGAAGAAAGACATGGAAGAAAAAGAGAAAGCCGAAGCTCAGAAGAAAGCGGATGCTGCCAAAGCCAAGAAGAAAGAGGCTGAGGATGAAGCAAAAGCTGAAGAGACAGAGGACGAATCTTCTGACGAAGAAGAATAA
- the cmk gene encoding (d)CMP kinase, which yields MIVVIDGPAGSGKSSTAKAVAANLQIQFLDSGALYRVATLLYLDVNKDLPQFFDTLRESEISFHFKNEKFHAYLNGRDVSDQIRSMEVSEHVSEVASNPDVRAHINDLMREVVKSDIYIADGRDLGTAVFPDAALKFFMVADLDTRAQRRYQEVKAQGKDVTLEEVKQNIAGRDEKDSNRDSDPLKKADDAILVDTSEMSFEEQVAFISEKIERLISTQKNN from the coding sequence ATGATAGTGGTAATTGATGGACCCGCAGGATCGGGCAAAAGTTCAACAGCAAAGGCCGTAGCGGCCAACCTTCAGATTCAATTTCTTGACTCCGGAGCGTTGTATCGCGTTGCTACCTTGTTATACCTGGACGTTAATAAAGATTTACCACAGTTCTTTGACACACTGAGAGAAAGTGAGATTAGCTTTCACTTCAAGAATGAAAAGTTTCATGCGTATTTAAATGGTCGTGATGTTAGCGATCAGATAAGAAGCATGGAAGTTTCTGAGCATGTAAGTGAGGTGGCTTCTAACCCGGATGTGCGCGCACATATAAATGATTTAATGCGCGAAGTTGTTAAAAGCGATATATACATCGCCGATGGAAGGGACTTAGGAACCGCTGTTTTCCCGGACGCAGCCTTAAAGTTTTTTATGGTTGCCGATTTGGATACACGAGCACAGCGAAGATATCAGGAAGTGAAAGCTCAGGGCAAAGATGTGACGCTTGAAGAAGTGAAGCAAAACATTGCCGGGCGGGATGAGAAAGACTCTAACCGGGATTCTGATCCGCTCAAAAAAGCCGATGATGCCATTTTGGTGGATACATCCGAAATGAGCTTTGAGGAGCAAGTCGCTTTCATCAGTGAAAAAATAGAACGATTGATATCAACACAGAAAAACAATTAA
- the rpsT gene encoding 30S ribosomal protein S20 yields the protein MPITEQAKKRVRQAEKHRDHNRSRKSKMRSLVKNVYEIEDKAKAEEALKEAVSYLDRMSVKGIIHKNNAARKKAQLTKYVNNL from the coding sequence ATGCCAATAACTGAACAAGCCAAAAAAAGAGTACGACAGGCTGAAAAACACAGAGATCATAACCGAAGCCGAAAGTCTAAAATGAGATCTTTGGTTAAGAACGTGTACGAGATTGAAGATAAAGCCAAAGCCGAAGAAGCTTTAAAAGAAGCTGTATCGTACCTCGACCGTATGAGTGTGAAGGGTATTATTCACAAGAATAACGCAGCCCGCAAAAAAGCTCAGTTAACTAAATACGTTAACAACCTATAA
- the gpmI gene encoding 2,3-bisphosphoglycerate-independent phosphoglycerate mutase translates to MANAESKALLVILDGFGLAENPDVSAVDKADTPFIDSLFQNHPHAKLSASGENVGLPDGQFGNSEVGHLNIGAGRIVWQELSRINKAIKDGSFFENEELLEAVEKAKSRNKIHIMGLFSDGGVHSHNEHLFALLELCKKHGIENVNVHAFTDGRDTSPNGGIEYAKEFEAKAQEVGVGRLSSIIGRYYAMDRDNRWERIKLAYDLLVHGEGEKFESASKGFKASYEAKVSDEFIKPILLDDSPESRIQKGDVVIFYNIRGDRARQISRALNEDGFSEFEVEDLDLHYTTFTSYDETFEFARVAYPPQELSNTMGEWISNQGLRQFRIAETEKYPHVTYFFNGGVETPNKGEERIVIPSPKVATYDLQPEMSAEQVADTLCEQLSTEKHHFVVLNFANPDMVGHTGVMEAAIEAVETVDKQLERVIETANKHGYRSLIIADHGNADCMIKEDGSPHTAHTTALVPVIIVNYPEEISLSDGILADVSPTLLKLMGIEQPKEMTGKSLF, encoded by the coding sequence ATGGCCAACGCCGAATCGAAAGCTCTACTCGTCATTTTAGATGGATTCGGGTTGGCTGAAAACCCAGATGTCAGCGCAGTGGATAAAGCTGACACGCCTTTCATCGACTCCCTTTTCCAAAATCATCCGCACGCCAAACTTTCTGCCAGTGGAGAAAATGTAGGTCTCCCCGATGGTCAATTCGGAAATTCTGAAGTCGGACACCTTAATATAGGTGCCGGCAGAATCGTATGGCAGGAACTTTCCCGAATCAATAAAGCCATTAAAGACGGTTCGTTCTTTGAGAACGAAGAACTGCTGGAGGCTGTAGAAAAAGCCAAGTCCAGGAACAAGATCCATATTATGGGTCTTTTTTCTGACGGGGGCGTTCACAGCCATAACGAACACCTGTTTGCTTTACTCGAGCTCTGCAAAAAGCATGGCATCGAAAATGTAAACGTGCATGCTTTCACCGATGGGCGTGATACCTCCCCTAACGGTGGAATTGAATACGCAAAAGAGTTTGAGGCCAAAGCACAGGAAGTTGGCGTTGGCCGGCTGTCTTCCATCATAGGAAGGTATTACGCTATGGACCGGGATAACCGCTGGGAGCGTATCAAGCTGGCCTACGACCTGCTTGTACATGGAGAAGGAGAGAAATTTGAGTCGGCCTCCAAAGGTTTTAAAGCTTCATACGAGGCAAAGGTATCCGATGAATTTATAAAGCCGATTTTGCTGGATGATAGCCCCGAATCACGCATACAGAAAGGTGATGTGGTGATTTTCTATAACATTCGTGGTGATCGGGCCCGTCAGATTTCCCGAGCTTTAAATGAAGACGGGTTCAGTGAATTTGAGGTGGAAGACCTGGATCTTCATTACACCACCTTTACTTCCTATGATGAAACTTTTGAGTTTGCACGGGTAGCCTATCCCCCGCAGGAACTCTCAAATACCATGGGTGAATGGATCAGTAATCAGGGACTGAGACAATTTCGAATTGCAGAGACGGAAAAATATCCGCACGTGACCTATTTCTTTAACGGCGGAGTGGAAACTCCGAACAAGGGAGAAGAACGAATCGTGATTCCAAGCCCGAAGGTAGCCACCTACGACCTTCAACCCGAAATGAGCGCAGAGCAGGTTGCGGACACTTTGTGCGAGCAGCTCTCAACTGAAAAACATCATTTTGTTGTGCTCAATTTTGCCAATCCCGATATGGTTGGCCATACCGGTGTGATGGAAGCCGCTATAGAAGCTGTAGAAACGGTCGATAAACAACTGGAGCGCGTGATCGAAACCGCAAACAAACACGGTTATCGCTCGCTCATAATTGCAGATCATGGCAATGCCGACTGCATGATTAAGGAAGATGGAAGTCCGCACACGGCGCATACTACCGCTCTGGTACCGGTTATTATTGTTAATTATCCGGAAGAAATCAGCTTAAGCGACGGAATACTAGCGGACGTATCCCCTACGCTCCTAAAGCTTATGGGGATTGAGCAACCAAAAGAAATGACCGGCAAATCGTTATTTTAA